A genomic window from Sphingobacterium sp. BN32 includes:
- a CDS encoding TonB-dependent receptor yields MTKAGKIKHQRTRWHCVFFLFINLFFVLNSYAQNKTIQGTVIDLKSREPISGVSVTIKGTTKSTNTNNRGMFSLSNVPQNAILVFTFVGRERQEIPVQGKTDLQVELQELASTLNEVVVIGYGTQEKRDVTGAITSISAEDMETNPGANINSALQGKIPGMQIVTTSGEPGAGSNIKIRGASSINGASDPLYIIDGVPVESGNISSIDDDATFSPLANLNPNDIESIEVLKDAASGAIYGSRAANGVVIITTKGGNKFGQMRPKITLGHTSSFVANSRKLDVMNGEQFRTAYAESRANNGQPATQPWVLNPYHPYYNQTTDWQDVIFRTAYQTRNDLSLQGSSDNFTYGISLGYRNLQPVVVATGYEQLNGRANFSYKLSKKITGGTNISYTDVDYQRILSTGSNNYSALRAAVLTNPVFAPYDPLTGEMTSWLGQREMRNPLAMAEKIPISFAQRTLTLNQFVSAELMKGLIARASLYTNISRVKQSSFQGEEFDSASPRRSYGKFSQTEGNKFVNENTLSYNKNLKKHKIGAVLGMSIERDFSESIRLNGEGYIDPKINPIQSASKFTTVSRTEGERIMLSFFGRANYSYAGRYLASFTLRSDGSSRFGKDNRFGYFPSASIGWRFSDEKFFDFAKPVLNDAKIRASVGVTGNQSISNYAWQGGYSAAASRYDGNVIINHNDLSNANLGWETTTQWNAGLDLSFFKGRLSFVGDVYLKESKDLLFDFPINYYTGFSSVATNFGSIENKGVELLVESINLNKKVRWETSLNFSFNKNKITELPRAEDVIIGGFSLGRVGEPIGIFYAHQALGVYATDESNVYRAPDGTERKYLKGAATGEPFKGGDMIWLDVDGNGIIDDADRLIIGDPNPKFIGGFTNRLAYKGISLNFSLYWSYGNKVMNELRRMRNRMFYTGNLGQDALSRWREQGDVTNFPMVRYGDSMENFRPSTFNLEDGSFIRLKEVVLGYTLPTKLFQGSFVRSVSAYVSGTNLLTWSKYTGFDPEVNTSTNPLVQGVDNGAFPKSRSYNFGINVQF; encoded by the coding sequence ATGACAAAGGCAGGTAAAATCAAACATCAAAGAACAAGGTGGCACTGTGTGTTTTTCTTGTTCATCAATCTCTTTTTTGTCTTGAACAGCTATGCTCAGAACAAAACCATCCAAGGAACCGTTATCGACCTTAAGAGCAGAGAGCCGATATCAGGGGTCTCGGTAACCATCAAGGGTACAACGAAATCGACGAATACGAATAATAGAGGCATGTTCTCCTTGTCGAATGTCCCGCAGAACGCCATTTTAGTATTCACGTTTGTTGGAAGAGAAAGACAGGAGATTCCTGTCCAAGGGAAGACAGATCTGCAAGTTGAGCTGCAAGAGCTGGCAAGCACACTAAATGAAGTTGTCGTTATCGGATATGGAACTCAAGAGAAAAGGGACGTAACGGGTGCAATCACTTCCATATCAGCCGAAGACATGGAGACCAATCCCGGTGCAAATATTAACTCTGCACTTCAGGGTAAAATTCCAGGGATGCAGATCGTCACAACTTCCGGCGAGCCCGGCGCAGGATCGAATATTAAAATCCGCGGAGCATCCTCCATCAATGGGGCAAGCGACCCCCTATATATCATCGATGGAGTTCCGGTAGAATCAGGAAATATAAGTTCGATCGACGATGATGCGACGTTCAGCCCACTGGCGAATCTAAACCCAAATGATATTGAGTCTATTGAGGTACTGAAGGATGCTGCATCGGGTGCAATATATGGATCGAGGGCAGCGAATGGTGTCGTGATTATCACAACGAAAGGCGGAAATAAATTCGGACAAATGCGACCGAAAATAACGCTGGGGCATACCTCTAGCTTTGTCGCCAATTCTCGAAAACTCGATGTTATGAACGGAGAACAATTTCGAACAGCATATGCAGAATCGCGTGCTAACAATGGACAGCCGGCAACACAACCCTGGGTTTTAAACCCATACCACCCTTACTACAATCAGACAACAGATTGGCAGGACGTTATATTTAGAACTGCCTACCAAACCCGTAACGACCTAAGTTTACAAGGAAGTTCCGATAACTTCACATACGGCATATCGCTGGGTTATAGAAATTTACAGCCGGTTGTCGTTGCAACCGGATACGAACAGCTCAACGGGAGAGCGAATTTCTCGTATAAATTGTCGAAAAAGATTACTGGAGGAACGAATATATCCTATACTGACGTTGATTATCAGCGTATTCTATCCACAGGAAGTAACAACTATAGTGCTTTGCGGGCGGCAGTATTGACAAATCCCGTCTTTGCACCCTACGATCCCTTAACTGGCGAAATGACCAGTTGGCTCGGACAACGGGAAATGAGAAACCCCTTGGCGATGGCTGAAAAAATTCCAATCAGCTTTGCGCAAAGAACATTAACGCTCAATCAATTCGTGTCTGCAGAATTAATGAAGGGGCTCATCGCGCGCGCGAGCCTGTATACCAATATCTCGAGGGTGAAGCAATCCAGCTTTCAGGGCGAGGAATTCGACTCAGCATCTCCACGACGATCCTATGGTAAGTTCAGCCAAACTGAGGGCAACAAGTTCGTCAATGAAAATACATTGTCGTATAACAAGAATTTAAAAAAACATAAGATCGGCGCTGTGTTGGGGATGTCGATCGAACGTGATTTCTCAGAGTCGATTCGTTTGAACGGCGAAGGTTACATCGACCCGAAGATTAATCCTATCCAAAGTGCATCAAAGTTTACCACCGTATCTCGCACCGAAGGGGAGCGAATTATGTTGTCTTTCTTTGGTCGTGCGAATTATAGCTACGCGGGTCGATACCTGGCGTCTTTCACTCTTCGAAGTGATGGATCCTCGCGATTTGGTAAAGATAATCGATTCGGATACTTTCCTTCTGCATCAATCGGATGGCGTTTTTCCGATGAGAAATTCTTCGACTTTGCCAAACCTGTACTTAACGACGCCAAAATTAGAGCCAGTGTCGGTGTTACAGGAAACCAAAGCATTTCCAATTATGCATGGCAAGGGGGCTACTCCGCCGCAGCAAGTAGATATGATGGCAATGTCATCATCAATCATAATGATCTCAGCAACGCCAATCTCGGCTGGGAAACCACAACGCAATGGAACGCTGGCTTGGACTTGAGTTTCTTCAAAGGCAGGCTGTCCTTCGTCGGAGACGTCTATCTCAAGGAAAGCAAGGATTTGCTTTTCGACTTTCCGATTAATTACTATACAGGCTTCTCCTCCGTAGCAACCAATTTCGGAAGCATCGAAAATAAAGGTGTCGAATTGCTAGTGGAGTCCATCAATCTAAATAAAAAAGTACGCTGGGAAACCAGCCTGAACTTTTCATTCAACAAAAATAAGATTACCGAATTGCCGCGTGCTGAAGATGTGATCATCGGAGGCTTTTCGCTGGGACGCGTTGGTGAGCCAATCGGTATTTTCTATGCACATCAAGCCTTAGGAGTTTATGCGACTGATGAAAGCAATGTATACAGGGCGCCCGATGGCACAGAACGTAAATACCTCAAAGGAGCCGCCACGGGAGAACCATTCAAAGGTGGCGATATGATCTGGCTTGACGTAGACGGCAATGGTATAATTGACGATGCCGATCGCCTGATTATCGGAGATCCAAATCCAAAGTTTATTGGGGGGTTCACCAACAGACTCGCCTACAAAGGCATCTCCTTGAACTTTTCGCTTTATTGGTCCTACGGCAATAAGGTGATGAATGAATTGAGACGAATGCGAAATCGGATGTTCTATACCGGAAATTTAGGTCAAGATGCATTAAGCCGCTGGAGAGAACAAGGTGATGTGACGAATTTCCCGATGGTCCGCTATGGTGATTCGATGGAAAATTTCAGACCCTCAACCTTCAATTTGGAAGATGGTTCATTCATTCGATTGAAGGAAGTGGTATTAGGCTATACATTGCCTACGAAATTATTCCAGGGCTCATTTGTCCGTTCTGTGAGCGCCTATGTATCGGGTACAAATTTGCTGACTTGGAGTAAGTATACAGGATTTGACCCTGAAGTAAATACCTCGACCAACCCATTGGTGCAGGGGGTAGACAATGGGGCGTTCCCAAAGAGCCGCTCTTATAATTTTGGAATCAATGTGCAGTTCTAA
- a CDS encoding glycoside hydrolase family 2 TIM barrel-domain containing protein → MKKTGEFLRKYIIFLAILCSVAKAQAQSKDQAQLTPFTGLDYVRVTLRDAFIQSPKHTFKVTIKGIKDKHTLWEGKISLDQVDPNNKHVRIFTIDGLKPKLWSPTDPHLYELTLEQFDKDKLVASARERLGFRFFESKEGNLFLNGKLIFLRGFAVNPPNRGIPSHVERSRRFAEEYVSFMKRLNVNIIRIPDDETWYDVCDELGMMVFGGNYAGSAAKGANVEHFQQVGDETDGGFPADYDRAVAWYKYQKLGPIAHHPSLMIYAMTNETPFVGKRAIEWEKFLTYSYEKLREWDETRAYIANAGYGYGKAGDICDLHRYWGWYYASPFTYIHTRDNEKIIPFPKKQQPITFTETIGNYTGPDGRYNLTPAHKNPGSQLNWTGHERQDLQAQLASEHQIFTIKNAVEIFRRLRSINPELSGIFPFTVLFYNWDNIKEFADMNPKPAAQQVMLSFQPVLLSWECWTTQVYAGSTIQPIAHVVNDQNNGEDLKKVTLIYHLVDKIGRKLVGDTLQFSNIPYYKAVKKQVSLRIPDNLSTGDYTLEGSIYSDGKERSKNSQKLFIADQFYTRSGGSVGKVISLYDPSGSSAKAFQKLGVLYKTVSNFNKLEQNQALVIGENAADEMVKTSSARIKRFIQEGGRVLSLRQDSLHLPYLNSILEKPYRSAIPDIDDPAYPSPVRPSHNGYYVNAERSDHPVTRDIQRKNFQVWSDYTNWNEDKAGFPAIYPVTDGFMPVHKEALESIAILCNYGPGLEGTVLAEQFIGQGSVLLGGFDLVRRTGLDPVADRLLLNLLAYNSSDQEHELHPLISNTIIWGDYETEKGILTGINSGFMINSTPRIPEGTKNQITVTEKGDQFAPGVRVAFATRPGVQYVANGRRPFGPYYLRGFGAMPEILNKESSEGIGFFWCRVLPGVNLSVSKVWNPSDKPLIIHKQVNAATVQLEIPPHSTKEVNCPINAQSLKVSFRGDRRLVVLETAFIHTEIRP, encoded by the coding sequence ATGAAAAAGACAGGTGAATTTTTAAGAAAATATATCATTTTCCTAGCCATCCTATGCTCAGTTGCCAAGGCCCAAGCGCAATCGAAAGATCAAGCGCAATTAACCCCGTTCACAGGTCTGGATTATGTCCGCGTAACGCTAAGAGATGCTTTTATACAGTCGCCAAAGCATACGTTTAAGGTTACTATTAAAGGGATAAAAGATAAGCATACGCTTTGGGAAGGAAAGATAAGTCTTGATCAAGTCGATCCAAATAATAAACATGTAAGAATTTTTACAATTGACGGTCTAAAGCCCAAACTTTGGTCACCCACTGATCCCCATTTATACGAACTGACGCTCGAACAATTCGATAAGGACAAGCTCGTTGCTTCTGCCAGGGAACGGCTCGGATTCCGATTTTTTGAATCGAAAGAGGGGAATTTATTCCTAAACGGAAAGTTGATCTTTCTTCGAGGATTTGCGGTCAATCCACCAAATCGGGGTATCCCTTCGCATGTGGAACGAAGTCGGAGATTCGCAGAAGAATACGTCAGTTTTATGAAGCGTTTAAATGTTAATATCATCCGCATCCCGGATGATGAAACCTGGTATGACGTATGCGACGAATTAGGGATGATGGTATTCGGTGGCAACTATGCTGGTTCAGCAGCAAAAGGAGCCAACGTAGAGCATTTTCAGCAAGTAGGGGATGAAACAGATGGCGGATTTCCCGCAGACTATGACCGTGCTGTAGCCTGGTATAAGTATCAGAAATTGGGACCTATTGCACACCACCCTTCATTGATGATTTATGCGATGACCAACGAAACACCTTTTGTTGGAAAAAGAGCCATAGAATGGGAGAAGTTCTTAACTTATAGCTATGAAAAGTTACGCGAATGGGATGAAACCCGGGCATATATTGCCAATGCCGGTTATGGCTATGGGAAAGCCGGAGATATCTGTGATCTACATCGTTATTGGGGTTGGTATTACGCTTCCCCATTTACCTACATTCATACGCGCGATAATGAGAAAATCATTCCTTTTCCAAAAAAACAGCAGCCGATTACTTTTACAGAAACAATCGGAAACTATACTGGACCTGACGGTCGTTATAATCTAACGCCAGCGCATAAAAATCCAGGTTCCCAACTGAATTGGACAGGGCATGAACGTCAAGACTTGCAGGCCCAGCTGGCAAGCGAACATCAAATCTTTACGATCAAAAATGCTGTAGAAATATTTAGGCGCTTACGCAGTATTAATCCTGAACTGAGCGGAATTTTCCCATTCACAGTTTTATTTTATAATTGGGACAACATCAAGGAATTTGCTGATATGAATCCCAAGCCGGCCGCACAGCAAGTCATGCTTTCTTTTCAGCCGGTCTTATTGAGTTGGGAATGTTGGACAACACAAGTTTATGCAGGTTCAACCATCCAACCGATCGCCCATGTAGTCAATGATCAGAACAATGGCGAAGATTTAAAAAAGGTTACTCTAATTTATCATCTCGTCGATAAAATTGGTCGTAAGCTGGTGGGAGATACCCTACAGTTTTCAAATATTCCTTACTATAAGGCTGTAAAAAAGCAAGTAAGTCTAAGAATTCCGGATAATTTGAGTACGGGTGATTACACATTAGAAGGAAGCATCTATTCCGACGGTAAAGAGCGGAGTAAGAACAGTCAAAAACTTTTTATTGCAGATCAATTTTATACAAGATCTGGCGGAAGCGTTGGCAAGGTAATTTCACTTTATGATCCTTCTGGAAGTTCTGCTAAAGCATTTCAGAAATTGGGCGTTCTCTATAAGACTGTTTCCAATTTCAATAAATTAGAGCAAAACCAAGCGCTCGTGATCGGTGAGAATGCTGCAGATGAGATGGTAAAGACGAGCAGTGCACGAATAAAACGTTTTATACAGGAAGGGGGGAGAGTACTTAGCTTGCGACAAGATTCACTTCATCTCCCTTACCTGAACAGCATTTTGGAGAAACCCTATAGGAGTGCTATACCCGATATTGACGATCCTGCATACCCATCGCCAGTCCGTCCCTCTCATAATGGATACTACGTAAATGCCGAAAGGTCGGACCATCCGGTTACCAGAGATATTCAACGTAAAAATTTTCAAGTGTGGTCGGACTATACCAACTGGAATGAAGACAAGGCTGGATTTCCGGCAATTTATCCAGTAACCGACGGATTTATGCCGGTTCATAAAGAAGCATTGGAAAGCATCGCTATCCTATGCAACTACGGCCCGGGTTTGGAAGGAACAGTGCTCGCCGAGCAGTTTATCGGACAAGGAAGTGTACTCCTGGGCGGATTCGATTTAGTTCGGAGGACCGGATTAGACCCCGTGGCAGACCGATTACTATTAAACCTCCTCGCGTACAACAGTTCAGACCAAGAGCATGAACTACACCCACTGATCAGCAATACGATTATTTGGGGCGATTATGAAACCGAAAAAGGTATACTAACAGGAATTAACAGTGGTTTCATGATCAACTCGACACCTCGTATTCCCGAGGGAACCAAAAACCAAATTACGGTGACAGAAAAAGGCGATCAATTTGCTCCCGGCGTCCGTGTTGCATTTGCTACGAGACCCGGTGTGCAGTATGTTGCCAATGGAAGACGCCCTTTCGGACCCTATTATTTGAGAGGTTTCGGCGCGATGCCGGAAATTCTGAATAAGGAATCGTCTGAGGGAATTGGTTTCTTCTGGTGCAGAGTACTTCCGGGGGTCAATCTGTCGGTCAGCAAAGTTTGGAATCCGAGTGATAAGCCGCTTATCATCCATAAGCAAGTTAATGCTGCAACCGTACAACTTGAAATTCCTCCCCACAGTACCAAAGAGGTCAACTGTCCAATCAATGCACAGTCGCTAAAAGTGAGTTTTCGTGGAGATCGCAGATTAGTGGTGCTGGAAACGGCATTTATTCATACGGAGATAAGACCATAA
- a CDS encoding BNR-4 repeat-containing protein: MSHKLQRVLLYCIGILCLIPINAYCQNNTNVAIEDGTWCWYADPRAVYHKGKKEKIYFGYINSKGDVRISSRELPSAKTETFILHDKLQVDDHNVPSILFLPDGKILTFYTEHNGKFFLRKSKYAEDISAWEEERELNFGLNNELITYSHPVMLSHEHNRIYVFFRSRNKRDPANPKYTNWKQHYVYSDDLGKTWTDAKPFLDSKGSYDRIPYLKVVSDHKSKIHFLFTNGHPKLDTASVFHMYLEKDKFYQTDGSFITAMDGRPVDISKVHKLYDANQHQVKSWIWDIALDKQGFPVVTYARYPTINDHIYHYAAWDGKAWKDTKLINSGKQITSPEKDGKILEEYYSGGVVLDHNDPSRVFLARQVGKLFEIEEWRLNKGKWETSALTSKSKSSNVRPYVVDQYSGNKPFVMWMNGRYDHYTRYLTNLMINR; this comes from the coding sequence ATGTCGCATAAACTGCAGCGAGTCTTACTCTATTGTATTGGGATTCTATGCTTGATTCCGATAAATGCGTACTGCCAAAACAACACAAATGTCGCCATAGAGGATGGGACTTGGTGTTGGTATGCAGACCCAAGGGCGGTTTATCATAAAGGGAAAAAAGAGAAGATATATTTCGGATATATCAACAGCAAAGGAGATGTGCGTATTTCTTCCCGTGAACTACCCAGCGCTAAAACAGAGACCTTCATCCTGCACGATAAGCTACAAGTAGATGATCATAATGTGCCGTCCATCTTATTTCTGCCAGATGGCAAGATTCTGACGTTCTACACCGAACATAATGGCAAATTCTTTCTCCGCAAAAGCAAGTATGCCGAAGATATAAGTGCCTGGGAAGAAGAACGTGAATTGAACTTTGGCCTCAACAATGAGCTTATTACCTATTCACATCCAGTAATGTTATCTCATGAGCACAATAGAATATATGTGTTCTTTAGAAGTCGAAATAAACGAGATCCAGCAAATCCGAAATACACCAATTGGAAGCAACACTATGTCTACAGTGATGATTTAGGAAAAACCTGGACCGATGCCAAACCTTTTTTGGATAGCAAAGGATCGTACGACAGAATCCCTTATCTCAAAGTTGTTTCCGATCATAAGTCCAAAATACATTTCCTATTTACCAACGGGCATCCTAAGTTGGATACTGCTTCTGTGTTCCACATGTACCTTGAGAAGGATAAATTCTATCAAACCGATGGAAGCTTTATTACAGCGATGGATGGTCGCCCGGTAGATATTTCAAAAGTGCATAAACTATATGACGCGAATCAGCATCAGGTCAAATCCTGGATCTGGGATATCGCTCTGGACAAGCAAGGGTTCCCCGTCGTCACCTATGCGCGCTATCCAACTATTAATGACCACATCTACCATTACGCCGCATGGGACGGAAAAGCTTGGAAAGATACTAAGCTGATAAACTCCGGAAAGCAGATTACTAGCCCGGAAAAGGATGGAAAAATTCTTGAAGAATATTATTCCGGAGGCGTAGTGCTTGATCACAATGATCCCTCCCGAGTTTTCCTCGCTCGACAGGTCGGCAAGCTGTTCGAAATTGAAGAATGGAGATTAAACAAAGGCAAATGGGAGACATCCGCATTAACCAGCAAATCCAAATCAAGTAATGTGCGACCTTATGTCGTGGATCAATATTCGGGAAACAAACCCTTTGTAATGTGGATGAACGGTAGATATGATCACTATACCAGATACCTCACCAATCTAATGATCAACAGATAA
- a CDS encoding alpha/beta hydrolase, which translates to MEYKHVVNRIMLMIALFIPSFLYLQAQSVSDSSTIMIQRNLRYADAPLGIGQDTSSDRLLDLYLPHTKPMESLPILVFIHGGGFSGGDKGAKGNVALCKEIAAKGYAVVSINYYLHLKQNKIQGASAGANMKDGLPKDGKFHTGLETAVKMASADTELALQWIKNHAENYALDTNRLAISGGSAGAMTALYTTYRSKQKILPIRCVVNFWGGLASTDDIRASAAPLLTFHGEQDDLINVAYAYALHKKMNELNIQQSEIHILKNMGHAIYNYITKNEINTIDKFLTSNMPAYE; encoded by the coding sequence ATGGAATACAAGCACGTTGTAAATAGAATAATGCTCATGATCGCACTGTTCATTCCTTCTTTTTTGTACTTACAGGCACAATCCGTTTCAGACTCGTCGACAATCATGATTCAACGTAACCTCAGGTACGCCGATGCACCCCTAGGAATCGGACAAGATACTTCGTCAGATCGATTGCTGGATCTTTACCTTCCGCATACAAAGCCCATGGAAAGCCTTCCAATTTTGGTTTTTATTCATGGCGGCGGTTTTTCCGGAGGAGACAAAGGTGCGAAAGGCAATGTGGCGCTGTGTAAAGAGATTGCAGCGAAAGGATACGCGGTCGTCTCTATAAATTACTACCTCCATTTAAAGCAAAATAAGATTCAAGGTGCATCTGCAGGGGCCAATATGAAGGACGGACTTCCCAAAGATGGGAAGTTCCATACCGGTTTGGAAACAGCCGTCAAAATGGCCTCTGCAGATACAGAATTGGCCCTGCAATGGATAAAGAATCATGCAGAAAATTATGCTTTGGATACGAATAGACTTGCCATATCAGGAGGTTCTGCTGGTGCAATGACTGCGCTTTATACGACCTATCGTTCAAAGCAGAAAATATTGCCGATACGCTGTGTCGTTAATTTTTGGGGTGGACTGGCAAGTACCGATGATATCCGAGCGAGCGCAGCTCCGCTGCTAACGTTTCACGGAGAACAGGATGATCTTATTAATGTCGCTTATGCTTATGCACTGCACAAAAAAATGAATGAACTGAATATCCAACAATCCGAAATACATATCCTCAAAAATATGGGACATGCCATTTACAACTATATAACCAAAAACGAAATCAATACCATAGATAAATTTTTAACCTCAAACATGCCCGCGTATGAATAA
- a CDS encoding glycoside hydrolase family 88 protein, translated as MKPNYVMLALLLFSLMGCSVAHINSSDDAARKIINIIDSSFQNAILQYKLLKSKLPKNRFPKSYEADGKGLVTSSARDWTSGFYPGSLLYLYEASSDQEIFDEAKVKLQLLDTQKFNKRTHDLGFMMYCSFGNAYRLTKDVKYKEVLLESAKSLASRYSPKVKSIQSWDRIKSFVTDDYWDFPVIIDNMMNLELLFFASTVTGDNKYKDIAIKHAETAMKNHVRPDYSAYHVVVYNPENGEVLDKQTYQGFAHNSAWSRGQGWGIYGFTMVYRESKDKRFLKVAQGMADYFLNHDRLPEDKIPYWDFNAGQEGFPSSWKYDASKYPVIPRDASAAAVVASALIELAQYVKKDKSVEYLRAAETIIKALSTPTYTASLGENAGFILKHSVGNLTKDREVDVPLSYADYYYLEAISRYKKLKVDKLN; from the coding sequence ATGAAACCCAATTATGTCATGTTGGCGTTGTTGTTATTCTCATTAATGGGATGTTCCGTAGCACATATTAATTCCAGCGATGATGCTGCTCGAAAAATCATAAATATCATAGACAGCAGCTTTCAAAACGCAATATTGCAGTATAAATTATTAAAATCTAAGCTCCCCAAAAATCGTTTCCCAAAATCATATGAAGCTGATGGAAAAGGATTAGTTACGAGTTCGGCGAGAGACTGGACAAGTGGTTTCTATCCTGGGTCGTTATTATATCTGTATGAAGCGTCTAGTGATCAAGAAATATTTGATGAAGCAAAAGTAAAATTGCAGTTATTGGACACGCAAAAATTCAACAAACGTACGCATGATTTAGGCTTCATGATGTACTGTAGCTTTGGAAATGCTTACAGACTAACGAAGGATGTAAAGTATAAAGAAGTGCTCCTGGAATCTGCAAAATCACTCGCTAGCCGCTACAGTCCAAAGGTAAAGAGTATTCAATCCTGGGATAGGATCAAATCATTTGTGACAGATGATTATTGGGATTTCCCTGTCATCATCGACAATATGATGAATTTGGAACTCCTCTTTTTCGCATCGACGGTTACTGGAGACAATAAATACAAAGATATCGCTATCAAGCATGCCGAAACGGCCATGAAAAACCACGTCCGACCCGACTACAGTGCTTATCATGTTGTTGTATATAATCCTGAAAATGGGGAAGTCCTTGACAAGCAGACTTATCAAGGATTTGCTCATAACTCCGCCTGGTCTCGCGGACAAGGGTGGGGAATCTATGGTTTCACGATGGTTTATCGAGAAAGTAAGGACAAGCGGTTTTTAAAAGTCGCTCAAGGAATGGCTGATTATTTTCTAAATCATGATAGACTTCCGGAAGACAAAATTCCATATTGGGATTTCAATGCTGGACAGGAGGGCTTTCCTTCGAGCTGGAAATATGATGCGTCAAAATATCCGGTCATCCCCCGCGACGCCTCAGCAGCAGCGGTAGTGGCTTCCGCTTTAATTGAGTTAGCACAATACGTAAAGAAGGACAAGTCCGTCGAATATCTCAGGGCTGCGGAAACTATAATCAAAGCACTCTCCACCCCAACCTACACGGCCTCGCTTGGAGAGAATGCTGGGTTCATTTTAAAACATAGCGTTGGTAATCTAACGAAGGACCGAGAAGTGGATGTGCCATTGTCTTATGCAGATTATTATTACTTAGAAGCTATCTCACGTTATAAGAAACTGAAGGTCGATAAATTAAACTAA
- a CDS encoding RNA polymerase sigma factor translates to MKQFNQKSTLDSQYLEKLQLGDELGLRYFMSQYAEQLFVFANRITKNREVAEEIVSESFCKLWFNRANASSVQATKSFLFLITRNACYDHVGSAFCKTVDLGEELLWDKIENRSDVLTDIIYSELIEQIMLELDKLPKNQAEVFRMTYFEGMDTNEICSTLGTTANNIYFARSKAMTALKLVFKKKDISLYGIITLISTFWG, encoded by the coding sequence GTGAAACAGTTCAACCAAAAATCTACCTTAGATAGCCAATATCTTGAAAAGTTGCAACTCGGAGACGAGCTGGGGCTTCGTTATTTTATGAGCCAATACGCTGAGCAATTATTTGTATTCGCAAATAGGATTACCAAGAACCGCGAAGTAGCTGAAGAAATTGTATCCGAATCTTTTTGCAAACTTTGGTTTAATCGAGCGAATGCATCCAGCGTTCAAGCTACGAAGTCCTTTCTATTTCTTATCACTCGAAATGCATGTTACGATCATGTTGGTTCTGCATTTTGCAAGACAGTGGACCTTGGTGAAGAGCTGTTGTGGGATAAAATTGAGAATAGGTCCGATGTACTAACAGATATCATTTATTCAGAACTCATTGAACAAATTATGTTAGAACTGGATAAGCTACCAAAAAATCAAGCAGAAGTATTCCGGATGACTTATTTTGAAGGAATGGATACCAATGAAATCTGTAGCACATTGGGCACAACAGCGAATAATATATACTTTGCTCGTTCGAAAGCAATGACAGCTTTAAAACTAGTCTTCAAAAAGAAAGATATCAGTCTGTACGGCATAATTACCCTAATAAGTACATTTTGGGGATAG
- a CDS encoding DUF4998 domain-containing protein, with amino-acid sequence MKKLIYILGGILSFLQLGCDNADDLLNQYVKDGPIVYAARIADINVKSGFNKVGVVVVPAEDVNKSFFMLRWNTAAGLRDSLKVDYSESNFNKKFGGYYTTLQMPDIEGNVLIEAWNVDTFGNKSLMTNKGGYVYGANYINTLLPSVVRFTQNNLVINFDNRVGAVDNLVSYEQTNGQFTKEVVVVKTLTMVNAKKGGLVRSKTRYLINANDIDTLMTPNYLETIIP; translated from the coding sequence ATGAAGAAGTTAATATATATACTTGGAGGGATTCTTTCTTTTCTGCAGCTCGGCTGTGATAATGCAGACGATTTACTGAATCAGTATGTGAAGGATGGGCCTATAGTCTATGCCGCACGTATTGCTGATATCAACGTGAAGTCTGGATTTAATAAGGTAGGGGTGGTCGTGGTGCCTGCAGAGGACGTAAATAAATCATTCTTTATGCTACGCTGGAATACCGCCGCCGGTTTGCGCGATTCACTGAAAGTTGATTATAGCGAGAGCAATTTTAATAAAAAGTTCGGCGGCTACTATACAACGCTGCAAATGCCCGACATTGAAGGCAATGTTCTGATTGAAGCATGGAATGTAGATACCTTTGGTAATAAATCATTAATGACGAATAAAGGTGGCTATGTTTATGGAGCTAATTATATCAACACCCTATTGCCATCAGTGGTCCGCTTTACACAAAACAACCTAGTCATTAACTTTGATAACAGAGTTGGCGCGGTAGATAATTTAGTAAGCTATGAGCAGACTAACGGACAATTCACTAAAGAAGTGGTTGTCGTTAAAACACTAACGATGGTCAACGCAAAAAAAGGTGGTTTAGTTAGAAGCAAAACCAGATACCTAATCAATGCAAATGATATTGACACCCTGATGACGCCCAATTATTTGGAAACAATAATTCCATAA